ACGCTTGTCCCGCCGCGGGAAAGGATTATGCTGGGGCCGACCATGAAACCCGGCCTTGCGTATTACATCAGCGCCCACGGCTACGGCCACGGGGTGCGGTCGTGCGATATCCTGCGCGCTTTTATACGGACGTATCCCGGCGTTCCCGTCATCATTGTCAGCGACCTGCCCGGGGCGTTCCTGCGCAACCGGCTGGCGGGCGCGCCGGCGGAAATCCGGCAGGGCTCGTTCGACGTCGGCATGGTCCAACTCGACTCCGTGCGCGTGGACGTGCCCGCGACGCTGGAGCGCGTGCGGGACCTGTGCCGGCGGCGGGCGGAGTTCATCGAGCGCGAGGCCCGGTTCATCCACGAGCGGGAGATCGGGCTGGTCGTCGCCGACATCCCCGCGCTGCCGCTCGAGGCGGCGAAGCGGGCCGGCCGGCCGGCCCTTGCCGTCGGCAACTTCGCCTGGGACTGGATCTACGAGGAGTTCATCCCGCGCGACCCGCGCTGGGCGGAAGTGGTGGCGGCGTTCCGGGAGGGGTACGCGCAGGCCGATCGGCTGCTGCGCCTCCCGTTCCACGAGCCGATGGCGGCATTCCGTTGCATCGAGGATCTCCCGCTGGTCGCCGAGCCCGGCCGCGCCCGGCGGGAGGAGCTGGCCGCGTGGACCGGCGCGCGCGCGGACCGGACCTGGGTGCTGCTCTCCTTCACGTCGCTGGAGTGGGACGACCGCGCGCTGGACCGCGTGGAGCGGCTCGAGGCCTATGAATTCTTCACCGTCAAGCCCCTGGAGTGGGCGCGCCGCAACGTGCGCGCCGTGGACCGGGAGCGGGTCCGTTTCTCGGACGTGCTGGCCTCGGTGGACGTGGTTGTGTCCAAGCCGGGCTTCGGACTGGTCTCCGAGTGCGCGGTCAACCGCAAGCCGCTGGTCTACGTCGACCGCACGGATTTCCGCGAGTACCCGGTCCTCGAGACCGGCGTGAAGAAGTTCCTGAAACACCGGCGGCTCCCGGCGGAGCGGCTCTACGCGGGCGACCTGGAAGAGGCGCTGGCCGCGATCGTGCGCGAGCCGGAGCCCGCGGACGGGTTGTCGGCGGGCGGCGCGGAGATTGCCGCGCGGCGGATGGCGGAGCGGCTGGACCTGAAGAAGGCGCTTTAAACGGAGCCGCCGACGGCGTATACATCAGGCCATGCCGGGGCCGAAACCCGGCCAGGAGAACAGCCCATGGAAAGCGCGACCGGCCAGGATAGCGGCGGGAGACTGAAGCACCCGGAGGGGTTTCGCGCGCGGCGCGGCCTGAACTGGGTTTCGCTGGGCCTGCTGTACGCCTCGTACTACATGTGCCGGTACAACTTCCGGTTCGCCACCCCGGGCATGGTGGAGGAGTTCAGCTTCACCAAGACCCAGATCGGCGACATGCTGGCCATCTGGTCCCTGGCGTACGGGACGGGGCAGCTCATTAACGGCCTGCTCTCGGACCGCATCGGCGGCAAGCGCTCCATGCTGATCGGCGCCGTCGGCACGATCCTGCTGAACCTGTTCTTCGGCTTCGGCTCGTTCGTCGGTTCGTTCGCCACCTTCTCGCTGATCTGGCTGGTCAACGGCTACATGCAGTCCTTCGGCGCGCCGGGCATGGTGAAGATCAACGCGGCCTGGTTTGCCCGCCGCGAGCGCGGCACCTTCGCCGGTATCTTCGGCTTCATGATCCAGCTCGGCCAGGTGGCCATCAGCCAGCTGGCCCCGATCATCCTCGCCGGGTTCATGATCGGCACCCTGCTGGTGGTCAACGAGGGCGAGTGGCGGTGGCTGTTCCGGATCCCGCCGCTGTTCACCGCCGCCTGCGCCATCTTCGTGGCGCTGGCCGCGAAGCAGACACCGGAGGATGCCGGCTTTCCCGGTGTGATCAAGGATGAGATCGACAATTCCGCGGGCGTGCTGGTATCCCTCAAGGAATCCTTCAAGACGATCTTCACGCACCCGCTGGTCTGGTATTACGCTGTGGCCTATGCCTGCACCGGCGCCGTCCGCCAGAGCTCGGACCAGATCGCCATCCTCTACTTCCAGGACGAGCTCGGTTTCGACATGAAGACCGAAATCCCGGCGGCCGCCAAGCTCACGCTCTCGCTCATGCCGATGGTGGCCGTGGTGGGCTCGTTCCTGTCCGGCTGGGTGTCGGACCGGTTTTTCAAGGGGCATCGCTCCCCGGTGGCCATGGTGCTCTATTTCCTGGAGG
This portion of the Kiritimatiellia bacterium genome encodes:
- a CDS encoding MFS transporter translates to MESATGQDSGGRLKHPEGFRARRGLNWVSLGLLYASYYMCRYNFRFATPGMVEEFSFTKTQIGDMLAIWSLAYGTGQLINGLLSDRIGGKRSMLIGAVGTILLNLFFGFGSFVGSFATFSLIWLVNGYMQSFGAPGMVKINAAWFARRERGTFAGIFGFMIQLGQVAISQLAPIILAGFMIGTLLVVNEGEWRWLFRIPPLFTAACAIFVALAAKQTPEDAGFPGVIKDEIDNSAGVLVSLKESFKTIFTHPLVWYYAVAYACTGAVRQSSDQIAILYFQDELGFDMKTEIPAAAKLTLSLMPMVAVVGSFLSGWVSDRFFKGHRSPVAMVLYFLEAVVISAAALVLLSGAVGPTPWGIFLGCMFLVLISFTANSTHSVVGSAAPMDIGGKKMAGFAAGVIDSFQYYGGAISLAVTGRVLDATKEQYGYTFWYVIMAGFGVLGGFTMWMVTRKQRRRRIVAG